A single window of Solanum dulcamara chromosome 5, daSolDulc1.2, whole genome shotgun sequence DNA harbors:
- the LOC129890494 gene encoding uncharacterized protein LOC129890494 has product METDYIRFVRKCHQCQIHDDLIQIPPNELNVTSSPWPFTAWGMDAIGPIESAASNGHRFILVAIDYFTKWVEASSHKFVTKKVVTDFVRNNIVCRFSIPNSIITDNGSNLNSGLMHEICEKFKIIHHNSTPYRS; this is encoded by the coding sequence ATGGAAACAGACTACATCCGTTTTGTGagaaaatgtcatcaatgtcaGATTCACGATGATTTGATCCAGATTCCACCAAATGAACTCAATGTGACGAGTTCTCCTTGGCCATTCACAGCCTGGGGCATGGATGCTATTGGTCCTATTGAGTCAGCCGCATCAAACGGACACAGGTTCATTTTGGTAGCTATTGATTACTTCACAAAATGGGTAGAAGCATCTTCACATAAGTTTGTGACAAAAAAGGTGGTGACAGATTTTGTTCGCAATAACATAGTTTGTAGATTTAGCATCCCTAATTCAATTATAACAGATAATGGATCTAATCTCAATAGCGGTTTGATGCATGAGATATGTGAGAAGTTCAAAATTATTCACCACAATTCCACTCCTTATCGATCTTAG